One Pseudonocardia sediminis DNA window includes the following coding sequences:
- a CDS encoding SDR family NAD(P)-dependent oxidoreductase gives MADIERVDVAALDLMDPASIDAFAAAHLDAARPLHVLVANAGIMSQDLVRDARGYESLFATNHLGHFQLTNALLPALRAADGARVVSVSSGGHRLSDIRWDDPHFETGYDGMLAYGQSKTANILFAVELDRRWAADGIRGYALHPGQIVTTNLAPWLGDARREIGLIDDAGAPVIDPSRDQKTPQQGASTSVFAAAGPMLDGIGGVFLMDNDIAPLDDPAAVVHQGIGPTTGVMPHAVDPVSARRLWDLSERLLAG, from the coding sequence GTGGCCGACATCGAGCGCGTCGACGTCGCCGCACTCGACCTGATGGACCCGGCGTCGATCGACGCGTTCGCGGCCGCCCACCTCGACGCCGCCCGTCCGCTGCACGTCCTGGTGGCCAACGCCGGGATCATGAGCCAGGACCTGGTGCGCGACGCCCGCGGCTACGAGTCGCTGTTCGCGACCAACCACCTCGGTCACTTCCAGCTCACGAACGCCCTGCTGCCGGCGCTGCGGGCCGCGGACGGCGCCCGGGTCGTCTCGGTGTCCTCCGGGGGCCACCGCCTCTCCGACATCCGGTGGGACGACCCGCACTTCGAGACCGGCTACGACGGCATGCTCGCCTACGGCCAGTCCAAGACGGCCAACATCCTGTTCGCCGTCGAGCTGGACCGCCGGTGGGCCGCCGACGGCATCCGTGGCTACGCCCTGCACCCGGGACAGATCGTCACCACGAACCTGGCGCCCTGGCTGGGCGACGCGCGCCGGGAGATCGGTCTCATCGACGACGCCGGGGCGCCCGTCATCGACCCGAGCCGGGACCAGAAGACCCCGCAGCAGGGTGCGAGCACCAGCGTCTTCGCCGCGGCCGGCCCGATGCTCGACGGGATCGGCGGGGTCTTCCTGATGGACAACGACATCGCGCCGCTGGACGACCCCGCCGCGGTCGTGCACCAGGGCATCGGGCCCACGACCGGCGTGATGCCGCACGCCGTCGACCCCGTCTCGGCCCGGCGCCTCTGGGACCTGAGCGAGCGCCTGCTCGCGGGGTGA
- a CDS encoding helix-turn-helix transcriptional regulator, with product MRAVRLVELLVRLQLRGATSATELASALDVSARTVYRDVEALSAAGVPVYTEVGRNGGIRIDPAYRVAGLPRLDTPEARGVLFAVVPAIAAQLGLDAAAVDRTLLPAMEASTETAARTVRDRLLVEPTHWFVPQDDTPALADVATAVWESREVRLTYRGTDVVVRPLGLILKGDKWYLLGHAQRGVDRLFRLSRIDAVELRDLRFHRPPDFDLAEAWTALRQAFLDSIPEYVVTVRVAPAAEPLLAMLEEGRPELPLPDDVERDEHGWARLDLRFERPDRAARHLLRLGAEVEVLAPPEMRERMRDAVLGLAALYLDDR from the coding sequence GTGCGTGCGGTCCGGCTGGTCGAGCTTCTGGTGCGGCTCCAGCTGCGGGGTGCGACGTCGGCGACCGAGCTGGCGTCCGCGCTCGACGTCTCGGCGCGCACCGTCTACCGCGACGTCGAGGCGCTGAGCGCCGCCGGGGTGCCGGTCTACACCGAGGTCGGGCGCAACGGCGGCATCCGCATCGATCCGGCCTACCGCGTCGCCGGCCTCCCGCGGCTCGACACCCCCGAGGCGCGGGGCGTGCTGTTCGCCGTCGTCCCGGCGATCGCGGCCCAGCTCGGGCTCGACGCGGCCGCCGTCGACCGGACGCTCCTGCCCGCGATGGAGGCCTCGACCGAGACCGCGGCCCGCACGGTGCGGGACCGGCTGCTGGTGGAGCCGACCCACTGGTTCGTACCGCAGGACGACACCCCGGCACTGGCCGACGTCGCGACGGCGGTGTGGGAGTCCCGGGAGGTCCGGCTCACCTACCGCGGCACCGACGTCGTCGTCCGTCCGCTCGGCCTGATCCTCAAGGGCGACAAGTGGTACCTGCTCGGACACGCGCAACGCGGCGTCGACCGCCTCTTCCGGCTCTCCCGCATCGACGCCGTCGAGCTCCGGGACCTCCGCTTCCACCGACCGCCGGACTTCGACCTCGCCGAAGCCTGGACGGCACTGCGGCAGGCGTTCCTGGACTCGATTCCCGAGTACGTCGTGACCGTGCGCGTCGCTCCGGCGGCCGAGCCACTCCTGGCGATGCTGGAGGAGGGGCGGCCCGAACTACCACTGCCGGACGACGTCGAGCGCGACGAGCACGGCTGGGCTCGGTTGGACCTGCGGTTCGAACGACCCGACCGGGCCGCTCGGCACCTCCTGCGTCTCGGGGCCGAGGTCGAGGTCCTCGCGCCGCCCGAGATGCGGGAGCGGATGAGGGACGCCGTGCTCGGGCTCGCCGCTCTGTACCTCGACGACCGATGA
- a CDS encoding cytochrome P450 family protein encodes MSTTTDPESTTTGCPVARFGRLREQAPVVDMPGLGGGPTSMVTRHDDVRAVLTDPRFRCDAETVDGAQNAMAGIFELIGIPADLDFLGRGLLTRDGADHARLRKLVSRAFTVRRVNELRPRVEAITEGLLDDVAAAGAGGATVDLVATFAYPLPIAVICELVGVPEDRRAAWGSLGRLMVAPDPERMPAAARTVVAQISELIEQRRAAPADDLVSGLIQVHDDDGDRLTEREMITMVFDIVTAGFETTAHILSKATQALLTRPEQVAALRSDPGLWPQAVHELVRTCGPVPTSLPRYAVSDVELGGVTVAGGSAVMAGLLPANFDPRTYDDPDELDVRRDTGRGEGHLGFGQGAHYCLGAALARQETEVALRALFTRFEDLSLADGDAEPSSPEPSTLGFERLTELPVRVS; translated from the coding sequence ATGAGCACGACGACAGACCCCGAGAGCACCACCACCGGCTGCCCGGTCGCCCGGTTCGGGCGGCTCCGCGAGCAGGCCCCGGTCGTGGACATGCCCGGGCTCGGCGGCGGCCCGACGTCGATGGTCACCCGGCACGACGACGTCCGCGCGGTGCTGACCGACCCGCGGTTCCGCTGCGACGCCGAGACCGTCGACGGAGCGCAGAACGCGATGGCGGGGATCTTCGAGCTGATCGGCATCCCGGCCGACCTCGACTTCCTGGGCCGCGGCCTGCTCACCCGCGACGGCGCGGACCACGCCCGGCTGCGCAAGCTCGTCTCCCGCGCGTTCACCGTCCGGCGGGTGAACGAGCTGCGACCCCGGGTCGAGGCGATCACCGAGGGACTGCTCGACGACGTCGCCGCGGCCGGGGCGGGCGGTGCGACGGTCGACCTGGTGGCGACGTTCGCCTACCCGCTGCCGATCGCCGTCATCTGCGAGCTGGTCGGCGTGCCGGAGGACCGGCGCGCGGCGTGGGGGAGCCTGGGCCGGCTGATGGTCGCCCCGGACCCGGAGCGCATGCCCGCCGCCGCCCGCACGGTCGTCGCCCAGATCTCGGAGCTGATCGAGCAGCGGCGCGCCGCCCCCGCCGACGACCTGGTCTCCGGGCTGATCCAGGTCCACGACGACGACGGCGACCGGCTCACCGAGCGCGAGATGATCACGATGGTCTTCGACATCGTCACGGCCGGTTTCGAGACGACCGCGCACATCCTGTCCAAGGCGACGCAGGCACTGCTGACCCGCCCGGAGCAGGTCGCCGCCCTGCGGTCGGACCCGGGGCTGTGGCCGCAGGCGGTCCACGAGCTGGTGCGGACCTGCGGCCCCGTCCCGACGAGCCTGCCCCGCTACGCCGTCTCCGACGTCGAGCTGGGGGGTGTCACCGTCGCCGGGGGGTCGGCGGTGATGGCCGGTCTCCTGCCCGCGAACTTCGACCCCCGGACCTACGACGACCCCGACGAGCTCGACGTCCGGCGCGACACCGGCCGCGGCGAGGGGCATCTCGGGTTCGGGCAGGGCGCGCACTACTGCCTGGGCGCGGCCCTCGCCCGGCAGGAGACCGAGGTCGCGCTCCGGGCGCTGTTCACCCGGTTCGAGGACCTGAGCCTCGCCGACGGGGACGCCGAGCCGTCGAGCCCCGAGCCGTCGACCCTGGGGTTCGAGCGTCTGACGGAGCTGCCGGTCCGCGTCTCCTGA
- a CDS encoding RidA family protein: MSHAIVHPDGLHDPVPFGYRHTASVPAGAELVFVSGQYGSGPDGAVVSADFGDQVRRAFHNVGLAVAAHGLGLGHVVQLRTYVVDHDFAKLGAITEAVRGGWGDEPPAQTVLGVAALALPDILFEVEAVAARL; the protein is encoded by the coding sequence ATGTCCCACGCCATCGTCCACCCCGACGGTCTGCACGATCCGGTCCCGTTCGGCTACCGCCACACCGCGTCCGTCCCGGCCGGCGCGGAGCTGGTGTTCGTCTCGGGCCAGTACGGATCGGGTCCGGACGGCGCGGTGGTGTCGGCCGACTTCGGCGACCAGGTGCGGCGCGCGTTCCACAACGTCGGGCTCGCCGTCGCGGCCCACGGTCTCGGCCTCGGGCACGTCGTCCAGCTCCGGACCTACGTCGTGGACCACGACTTCGCGAAGCTCGGAGCGATCACCGAGGCCGTGCGCGGCGGATGGGGGGACGAGCCGCCCGCCCAGACCGTCCTCGGGGTCGCCGCCCTGGCCTTGCCGGACATCCTGTTCGAGGTCGAAGCCGTCGCCGCCCGGCTGTGA
- a CDS encoding substrate-binding domain-containing protein — MSGRPDRPITVALVVPLHGSEQMYGPSCTLSARLAADEINSDGGLLGREVRLHIVDSAGAPYAVADEVDRLITADRVDAVVGWHLSALRTVLARRVAGRIPYVFTALYEGGESTPGVFCTGETPGRQLYPALAWMAREVSVRRWFVVGNDYRWPRETTTAVRRFARSHPGVSIEDEIYVDLGTTDFAGISRRIEQSTCDGVLMLLVGRDGVEFNRRFAAHGLDAQCARLTPLMDETMLLETGIDDSRDVFSTAGFFETLSNEDSLAFGARYVERFGPDAPVLNSPGESCYEGMQLLAGLVRRAGSADVGRICEIADGTRYHGPRGEIAVAGRHVDQPIYMAVADGSSYDVLASL; from the coding sequence ATGAGCGGGCGGCCGGACCGACCCATCACGGTGGCGCTCGTGGTGCCGTTGCACGGATCCGAGCAGATGTACGGGCCGTCGTGCACGTTGTCCGCGCGGCTGGCCGCCGACGAGATCAACAGTGATGGTGGTCTGCTGGGCCGGGAGGTGCGGCTGCACATCGTCGACAGCGCGGGGGCCCCGTACGCCGTCGCCGACGAGGTGGATCGGCTGATCACCGCGGATCGCGTCGACGCTGTCGTCGGATGGCATCTCTCCGCGCTGCGGACGGTTCTCGCCCGCCGCGTCGCCGGACGGATCCCGTACGTGTTCACCGCGCTCTACGAGGGCGGTGAGTCCACGCCGGGAGTGTTCTGCACCGGTGAGACGCCGGGCCGCCAGTTGTACCCGGCCCTGGCATGGATGGCGCGCGAGGTCAGTGTCCGTCGCTGGTTCGTCGTCGGCAACGACTACAGGTGGCCACGGGAGACCACCACGGCGGTTCGCCGTTTCGCCCGTAGCCATCCCGGAGTCAGTATCGAGGACGAGATCTACGTCGACCTCGGCACCACCGACTTCGCCGGGATCTCCCGCCGGATCGAGCAGAGCACCTGCGACGGCGTCCTGATGTTGCTCGTCGGTCGCGACGGCGTCGAGTTCAACAGGCGCTTCGCCGCCCACGGGTTGGATGCGCAGTGCGCCCGTCTGACACCGCTGATGGACGAGACGATGCTGTTGGAGACCGGGATCGACGACAGCCGTGACGTGTTCAGTACGGCCGGCTTCTTCGAGACGCTCTCGAACGAGGACAGCCTCGCGTTCGGGGCCCGATACGTCGAGCGGTTCGGGCCCGACGCCCCGGTCCTGAACAGCCCCGGCGAATCGTGTTACGAAGGTATGCAGCTTCTGGCGGGGCTCGTTCGGCGGGCCGGGTCGGCCGACGTCGGCCGGATCTGCGAGATCGCGGACGGGACGCGGTACCACGGTCCCCGTGGAGAGATCGCCGTGGCCGGGCGTCACGTCGATCAGCCGATCTACATGGCGGTCGCGGACGGGTCGAGCTACGACGTCCTGGCCTCCCTCTGA
- a CDS encoding S9 family peptidase: MALPDLISVDDLFGPPEKAGASISPDGSRIAYLAPWKNRLNVWVQDLDSDDEPRCVTADETRSVQRHFWSDDPRWLLYEQDSGGDENWHVFRVDLDTPDAPAVDLTPFPGARVMSVEPSPGRPGRLSVNHNARDAAEFDLHEIDVATGESTLLAQSPGPGMSWFPGPDGELFATATSADGDIEIHRRDPATGELRLLQTYEGADHPLGVSPMQPTPDGTGLWVGTNRGQDRIRLVQVDLSTGEETDVDGHPTLELDAVRRAVMQIDSPLIRHRATGELLGVRYLGERQVIHAMTPGFADVLANLERLSDGDLGPISSDDDGRRWVVSFTHDRDPGATWLYDHATGESRLLFRPYPHLDPGALAPMTPVTIPARDGLDLPSYLTLPVGVEPAGLPLVLLVHGGPWYRESWGFAASVQLLANRGYAVLQVDFRGSVGHGKAHMTAAVGEFAGAMHDDLIDAVDWAVAQGYADPDRVAIMGGSYGGYAALVGATFTPDRFAAVVDLVGVSDLANFMRSLPPFAGPVLASNWFAYVGDPADPEQEADMLARSPVSRLDAVRAPLLIAQGANDVRVVRAESDNVVEYLRARDVPVEYRVFDDEGHGFVNPENQIAFQHAVERFLGRHLGGRVSA; encoded by the coding sequence ATGGCACTGCCCGACCTGATCTCTGTCGACGACCTGTTCGGCCCGCCCGAGAAGGCCGGCGCGTCGATCTCGCCCGACGGCAGCCGGATCGCCTACCTCGCCCCCTGGAAGAACCGGCTCAACGTCTGGGTCCAGGACCTCGACTCCGACGACGAGCCGCGCTGCGTCACCGCCGACGAGACCCGCAGCGTCCAGCGTCACTTCTGGTCCGACGACCCGCGGTGGCTGCTCTACGAGCAGGACAGTGGCGGCGACGAGAACTGGCACGTGTTCCGCGTCGACCTCGACACCCCCGACGCTCCGGCGGTCGACCTGACCCCGTTCCCCGGGGCGCGGGTCATGAGCGTCGAACCCTCGCCGGGCCGCCCGGGACGGCTCTCGGTGAACCACAACGCCCGCGACGCCGCCGAGTTCGACCTCCACGAGATCGATGTCGCTACCGGGGAGTCCACGCTGCTGGCGCAGAGCCCCGGCCCGGGGATGTCGTGGTTCCCCGGCCCTGACGGCGAGCTGTTCGCGACCGCGACCAGCGCCGACGGCGACATCGAGATCCACCGCCGGGACCCCGCGACGGGCGAGCTGCGGCTCCTGCAGACCTACGAGGGTGCCGACCACCCGCTGGGTGTGTCACCGATGCAGCCGACACCGGACGGCACCGGCCTGTGGGTCGGGACCAACCGGGGACAGGACCGGATCCGGCTCGTCCAGGTCGATCTGTCGACCGGCGAGGAGACCGACGTCGACGGCCACCCGACGCTCGAGCTCGACGCGGTCCGCCGCGCCGTCATGCAGATCGACTCCCCGCTGATCCGCCACCGGGCCACCGGAGAGCTGCTCGGCGTCCGCTACCTCGGGGAACGGCAGGTGATCCACGCGATGACACCCGGTTTCGCCGACGTCCTCGCGAACCTGGAGCGGCTCTCCGACGGCGACCTCGGCCCGATCTCCTCCGACGACGACGGCCGTCGCTGGGTCGTCTCGTTCACCCACGACCGCGACCCGGGGGCCACCTGGCTCTACGACCACGCCACCGGCGAGTCCCGCCTGCTGTTCCGGCCCTACCCGCACCTCGACCCGGGCGCACTGGCCCCGATGACGCCGGTGACGATCCCGGCACGCGACGGGCTGGACCTGCCGTCGTACCTGACGCTGCCGGTCGGCGTGGAGCCAGCGGGGCTGCCGCTGGTGCTGCTCGTCCACGGCGGACCGTGGTACCGCGAGAGCTGGGGGTTCGCGGCGAGCGTGCAGCTGCTGGCCAACCGCGGCTACGCCGTGCTGCAGGTCGACTTCCGCGGCTCCGTCGGCCACGGCAAGGCCCACATGACGGCCGCGGTGGGGGAGTTCGCCGGGGCGATGCACGACGACCTGATCGACGCCGTCGACTGGGCGGTCGCGCAGGGCTACGCCGACCCGGACCGGGTCGCGATCATGGGCGGCTCCTACGGCGGGTACGCCGCGCTGGTCGGCGCCACCTTCACCCCGGACCGCTTCGCCGCGGTGGTCGACCTCGTCGGCGTCTCCGACCTGGCGAACTTCATGCGGTCCCTGCCGCCGTTCGCCGGGCCGGTGCTGGCGAGCAACTGGTTCGCCTACGTCGGCGACCCGGCCGACCCGGAGCAGGAGGCCGACATGCTGGCCCGCTCACCGGTCAGCCGCCTCGACGCCGTCCGAGCCCCGCTGCTGATCGCGCAGGGCGCCAACGACGTCCGCGTCGTGCGAGCCGAGTCCGACAACGTCGTGGAGTACCTGCGGGCCCGCGACGTCCCCGTCGAGTACCGGGTCTTCGACGACGAGGGACACGGGTTCGTCAACCCGGAGAACCAGATCGCGTTCCAGCACGCCGTCGAGCGCTTCCTCGGCCGTCACCTGGGCGGGAGGGTGTCGGCATGA
- a CDS encoding AraC family transcriptional regulator: MSADFLLDSTGNTGDVLSDVFDLVEVRGMLSGGFAVRGPWVSRSAIEDPLKLFAMVRGRARLTTDGVDGPVELGPGDVAILRDRSWLELTGGSGDGPRAEVEAPVADPSLRLDERAGDNGSDVVIGGHVDLNPAGRALLLQALPPVAVVRAHVATDLRHSLDRLLDEATRGRAGAAFAIRQYAQILMLDVLRAYLDRADLPAGWLRGLTDARLRPALALLHAEPGRPWRLDELARSASMSRTSFAERFRTVAGVTPLAYLQRWRMLLARRALRGGDVRIGALASELGYASESAFSTAFKREVGESPLRYRSRVRPG; this comes from the coding sequence GTGAGTGCGGATTTCCTGCTCGACAGTACGGGAAACACGGGTGACGTCCTGTCGGACGTGTTCGACCTCGTCGAGGTCCGGGGGATGCTGTCGGGCGGGTTCGCGGTGCGGGGGCCGTGGGTGTCGCGGTCGGCGATCGAGGACCCGCTCAAGCTGTTCGCGATGGTGCGCGGCCGGGCCCGGCTGACGACCGACGGTGTCGACGGCCCGGTCGAGCTCGGGCCGGGCGACGTCGCGATCCTGCGCGACCGCTCGTGGCTGGAGCTCACCGGCGGTTCCGGGGACGGGCCGCGTGCCGAGGTCGAGGCCCCGGTCGCCGACCCCTCGCTCCGCCTCGACGAGCGGGCCGGTGACAACGGGTCCGACGTCGTGATCGGCGGCCATGTCGATCTGAACCCGGCGGGCCGGGCACTGTTGTTGCAGGCCCTCCCGCCGGTGGCGGTCGTGCGCGCCCACGTCGCGACGGACCTGCGCCACAGCCTCGACCGGCTCCTCGACGAGGCGACGCGTGGCCGGGCGGGCGCGGCGTTCGCGATCCGCCAGTACGCCCAGATCCTGATGCTCGACGTGCTGCGCGCCTACCTCGACCGGGCGGACCTGCCCGCCGGATGGCTACGGGGGCTGACCGACGCGAGGCTGCGCCCGGCCCTGGCCCTGCTGCACGCCGAACCCGGACGGCCCTGGCGGCTCGACGAGCTGGCCCGCTCCGCGTCGATGTCGCGGACGTCGTTCGCCGAACGCTTCCGGACGGTGGCGGGTGTGACGCCGCTGGCCTACCTGCAGCGCTGGCGGATGCTGCTGGCCCGGCGAGCGCTGCGCGGCGGCGACGTGCGGATCGGTGCGCTGGCCTCCGAGCTGGGGTACGCGTCGGAGAGCGCGTTCAGTACCGCGTTCAAGCGCGAGGTGGGGGAGTCGCCGCTGCGCTACCGGTCCCGTGTGCGGCCCGGGTGA
- a CDS encoding TIGR03619 family F420-dependent LLM class oxidoreductase yields MTNDLPLLGFGLPVAGSWATPDTMRHIARRAEDLGYASLWTFQRVLNPTDVELDPAHDSVLDSVVALSYVAGHTERIGLGTATLCAPFTPPALMAKTMASLDVVTAGRLTVGVGIGWMRQEYATAGVPFERRGARMEEYLRCLQALWTQDPVEFSGEFYEVPRSRVSPSPVQRPHPPILLGGAAAPALRRAGRLAQGWIGSSRHDPATIATCAETVRAGARDAGRDPDAVRILVRGLVDLVDDDPGSGRQPLHGTREQILDDLAALRAHGVTEVFFDLNLSPRVGYPGVDAGAALAYAEHVLDAFAPKPG; encoded by the coding sequence GTGACGAACGACCTGCCCCTTCTCGGGTTCGGCCTGCCGGTGGCGGGGAGCTGGGCTACTCCGGACACCATGCGCCACATCGCCCGCCGCGCCGAGGATCTCGGGTACGCGTCGCTGTGGACGTTCCAGCGCGTGCTGAACCCGACCGACGTCGAGCTCGACCCGGCGCACGACTCGGTGCTCGACTCCGTGGTGGCGCTGTCCTACGTCGCCGGGCACACCGAGCGGATCGGGCTCGGGACGGCGACCCTCTGCGCCCCGTTCACGCCGCCCGCCCTGATGGCGAAGACGATGGCGTCGCTGGACGTCGTGACCGCCGGCCGGCTCACCGTCGGCGTCGGGATCGGGTGGATGCGGCAGGAGTACGCGACCGCCGGCGTGCCGTTCGAGCGCCGCGGCGCGCGGATGGAGGAGTACCTGCGCTGCCTGCAGGCGCTGTGGACGCAGGACCCGGTGGAGTTCTCCGGCGAGTTCTACGAGGTTCCGCGTTCGCGCGTGAGCCCGTCACCCGTGCAGCGACCGCACCCGCCGATCCTGCTCGGCGGCGCGGCCGCGCCCGCGCTGCGCCGTGCCGGGCGCCTCGCCCAGGGGTGGATCGGCAGCAGCCGCCACGACCCCGCCACGATCGCCACCTGCGCCGAGACGGTGCGTGCCGGAGCACGTGACGCCGGACGCGACCCGGACGCCGTGCGGATCCTCGTGCGCGGGCTCGTCGACCTCGTCGACGACGACCCCGGGTCTGGTCGTCAGCCGTTGCACGGGACGCGCGAGCAGATCCTCGACGACCTCGCGGCCCTCCGTGCGCACGGCGTCACCGAGGTCTTCTTCGACCTCAACCTCTCACCGCGGGTCGGCTATCCGGGCGTCGACGCCGGTGCGGCGCTCGCCTACGCCGAGCACGTCCTGGACGCGTTCGCGCCCAAGCCCGGATGA
- a CDS encoding WYL domain-containing protein has product MGASSKTAVRTVRDLRFHRPPDFDLAEAWTALRQALLGPIPEYVVTVRVAPAAEPLLAMLEEGRLELPLQDDVERDEHGWARLDLRFERPDRAARHLVRLGADVEVLAPPEMRDRMRNQRLS; this is encoded by the coding sequence ATGGGGGCCTCGAGCAAGACCGCGGTCCGCACGGTGCGGGACCTACGCTTCCACCGACCGCCCGACTTCGACCTCGCCGAAGCGTGGACGGCACTGCGACAAGCGTTACTCGGCCCGATCCCCGAGTACGTCGTGACGGTGCGCGTCGCTCCGGCGGCGGAGCCACTCCTGGCGATGCTGGAGGAGGGGCGGCTGGAACTACCACTGCAGGACGACGTCGAGCGGGACGAGCATGGCTGGGCGCGGCTGGATCTGCGGTTCGAACGTCCCGACCGCGCGGCTCGGCATCTCGTGCGTCTCGGGGCCGACGTGGAAGTGCTCGCGCCGCCCGAGATGCGTGATCGGATGAGGAACCAGCGCTTGAGCTGA
- a CDS encoding TetR/AcrR family transcriptional regulator, giving the protein MTEVSQVRTGRTGRPPLTDRVALLAAARRVGFTGLTVGTVTAEVGVKYSTFYRHFASFEHLQSAMVDAVLSEAEFPAPEGPWRSYLARTSARMVDLLTEHPGLAQVIITLPERPDRLVELFGQATQVLLGAGFDAHDAVLGAAAAFDLAVTTWADSPGASSGGPSRGEQARTTPHELDAGIRAALVEMVDDPPARWVAVRTDLVLDGLEARLARQR; this is encoded by the coding sequence ATGACCGAGGTGAGCCAGGTACGGACCGGACGCACGGGCCGCCCACCCCTGACCGACCGCGTGGCCCTCCTCGCCGCCGCGCGGCGCGTCGGCTTCACCGGGCTGACCGTCGGCACCGTCACCGCCGAGGTGGGGGTCAAGTACTCCACCTTCTACCGGCACTTCGCGAGCTTCGAGCACCTGCAGTCGGCGATGGTCGACGCCGTGCTGTCCGAGGCCGAGTTCCCCGCGCCCGAGGGACCGTGGCGGAGCTACCTCGCGCGCACCTCGGCCCGCATGGTCGACCTGCTCACCGAGCACCCCGGTCTCGCCCAGGTGATCATCACGCTGCCCGAGCGCCCGGACCGGCTGGTGGAGCTGTTCGGCCAGGCGACCCAGGTCCTGCTCGGCGCCGGTTTCGACGCCCACGACGCCGTCCTCGGTGCGGCCGCCGCCTTCGACCTGGCCGTGACGACGTGGGCCGACAGCCCCGGTGCGTCGTCGGGCGGACCGTCCCGGGGCGAGCAGGCCCGCACCACACCGCACGAGCTCGACGCCGGGATCCGGGCCGCCCTGGTCGAGATGGTCGACGACCCGCCGGCGCGGTGGGTCGCGGTCCGCACGGACCTGGTGCTCGACGGGCTCGAGGCCCGGCTGGCCCGTCAGCGGTAG
- a CDS encoding DUF302 domain-containing protein — protein sequence MTGRAHVVAHEVQRLEIPVDLSYDEFRDRYEQAVPAFDLQRFADLDPSRIDWATVQATTDTAAPHGFLLYLRAEVDLIMRIAGHPERCTSYLMGNHTIAERMYRHDHAVMLYAPLRTQIHEDREGAVWFTIDRPSTRFASFDDPRITEVGVELDHKVADLLGALGVDASAVLRS from the coding sequence ATGACCGGGCGCGCGCACGTCGTCGCCCACGAGGTGCAGCGACTCGAGATCCCCGTCGATCTGAGCTACGACGAGTTCCGGGACCGTTACGAACAGGCGGTCCCCGCCTTCGACCTGCAGCGCTTCGCCGACCTGGACCCGAGCCGGATCGACTGGGCCACGGTGCAGGCGACCACCGACACCGCCGCCCCGCACGGCTTCCTCCTGTACCTGCGCGCCGAGGTCGACCTGATCATGCGCATCGCCGGGCACCCCGAGCGGTGCACGTCCTATCTCATGGGCAACCACACCATCGCCGAGCGCATGTACCGCCACGACCACGCGGTCATGCTGTACGCGCCGCTTCGGACCCAGATCCACGAGGACCGCGAGGGCGCCGTGTGGTTCACCATCGACCGCCCCAGCACCCGGTTCGCCAGTTTCGACGACCCCCGCATCACCGAGGTCGGCGTGGAACTCGACCACAAGGTCGCCGACCTGCTCGGCGCGCTCGGCGTCGACGCCTCCGCGGTGCTGCGATCCTGA
- a CDS encoding DUF3159 domain-containing protein: protein MTDTNRNTKPGTTGADETPTGPVTEVEPPPSILDQMGGPMGFVYSTIPVVVFVAANAFLSLPMTIGVSIAVALGLTGFRLLQGERFGTAVGGLAGVVVAAGLVAWTGSAKDFFVIGIWVSLAGFLATAGSLLARRPLTGVVWNLVHGGKHAWRADRPTLRAHDVATGAAALVLGARFGIQQWLYLADSTGGLAVAKVATGTPLTVLAALVVIWAFRRSTKRLVRQA, encoded by the coding sequence ATGACGGACACGAACCGGAACACGAAGCCCGGCACGACGGGCGCCGACGAGACCCCGACCGGACCGGTGACGGAGGTCGAGCCGCCGCCGTCGATCCTCGACCAGATGGGCGGCCCGATGGGGTTCGTCTACTCGACCATCCCGGTCGTCGTCTTCGTGGCGGCCAACGCGTTCCTGTCGCTGCCGATGACGATCGGGGTCTCGATCGCCGTCGCCCTGGGCCTGACCGGGTTCCGGCTGCTGCAGGGGGAGCGCTTCGGCACGGCGGTCGGCGGGCTGGCCGGCGTCGTCGTCGCGGCCGGGCTCGTCGCCTGGACCGGGTCGGCGAAGGACTTCTTCGTCATCGGCATCTGGGTGTCGCTCGCCGGCTTCCTCGCCACGGCCGGGTCGCTGCTGGCGCGCCGTCCGCTGACCGGCGTCGTCTGGAACCTGGTGCACGGGGGCAAGCACGCCTGGCGCGCCGACCGGCCCACCCTGCGTGCCCACGACGTCGCGACGGGTGCCGCGGCGCTCGTACTCGGTGCCCGCTTCGGGATCCAGCAGTGGCTCTACCTCGCCGACAGCACCGGCGGGCTCGCGGTCGCCAAGGTCGCGACGGGCACTCCGCTGACCGTGCTGGCCGCACTGGTCGTCATCTGGGCCTTCCGCCGCAGCACCAAGCGGCTCGTGCGCCAGGCCTGA